A DNA window from Mya arenaria isolate MELC-2E11 chromosome 17, ASM2691426v1 contains the following coding sequences:
- the LOC128224471 gene encoding uncharacterized protein LOC128224471, producing the protein MDHGTLVVIATIVLFYVTSSLAMYVPLDDDTDLPPQFRDVDLDTEDTAHLRKLLLKKLRFREILREQMQSPEAVLGDVDMAEDQIARHKASKRHKMDNLMDRVKAYLSQYKERQIKESMSLPSLRFGRSGINYRR; encoded by the exons ATGGATCATGGAACGCTGGTTGTCATAGCAACGATAGTGTTGTTTTACGTGACGTCATCACTGGCGATGTACGTGCCGCTCGATGACGACACAGACCTACCGCCACAGTTCCGTGACGTGGACCTCGACACGGAGGACACTGCAC ATCTACGGAAGTTGCTGCTGAAGAAGCTGCGGTTTCGTGAGATCCTTCGGGAACAGATGCAGTCACCGGAAGCCGTGCTGGGGGATGTTGACATGGCCGAGGACCAAATCGCCAGACATAAAG CATCCAAGCGACACAAGATGGACAACTTGATGGACCGTGTAAAGGCATACCTCTCTCAGTACAAGGAGCGCCAGATCAAGGAATCCATGTCGCTACCGTCACTCAGGTTCGGTCGCTCCGGCATCAACTACCGCCGCTAG